A window from Purpureocillium takamizusanense chromosome 3, complete sequence encodes these proteins:
- the LYS2 gene encoding L-2-aminoadipate reductase (COG:Q~BUSCO:EOG092603D0~antiSMASH:Cluster_3.1~EggNog:ENOG503NWTQ~SMCOG1002:AMP-dependent synthetase and ligase): MAPPSQPDPTIDLDWGAYRGAIHEIFASNAAQFPDRACVVETRSSHGPERTFTYRQINESSNQLAHHFLANGCRVGDVVAIYAYRGVDLVVAYMGALKAGATVSVLDPQYPPERQKVLLEVANPRFLVCIQRAIDEFGELSSLVRDFVANGLQIKSTVPALQLLDDGGLKGGDANGHDVLASHASARAQVPGVVVGPDSIPTLSFTSGSEGRPKGVQGRHFSLTHYFPWMAERFGLSDKDRFTMLSGIAHDPIQRDIFTPLFLGAQIIIPPAELISYEVLAEWMRDHRVTVTHLTPAMGQILVGGAVTQFPTLRNAFFVGDLLTKKDCRKLRDLAPNVRIINLYGSTESQRAVSFFEIPSQNEDEAFFEGLPDIMPVGQGMRNVQLLVVDRDDRSKLCGIGEQGELFIRAAGLAEGYLGDDEKTTQLNRDKFLTNWFVDPSQWTREYERQRAAGAYDAPWTAFYKGPRDRLYRTGDLGRRREDGSVECTGRIDSQVKIRGFRIELGEIDASLSQHPYVRENITVVRRDKNEEQTLVTYFVPETKRWLQHLEQDSAQEVDESMGAMLRRFKSLTDDCRSFLAAKVPKYAVPSIFIPLVRMPLNPNGKVDRPALPFPDAADLAMLGKRRASSVTAANMTETQRRLAAIWASVLPNRTARMFVPASNFFDEGGHSILAQQMFFKLKQEWKGIDLPVRVIFQSQTLEALSAEIDRAQDPIGLRLDAMPLPADSGAGDEAYAADARELVRQLPASIQSAPAEAPSSPVVLLTGATGFLGSYILHELLEGPAKAARVVAHVRAPDAAAGLARLETTSKAYGLWKSSWAADSRLEAVVGDISKQDLGLSAEAWQRVTQEVDVIIHNGAQVNWMLPYSSLRAANVLSTLACVGLCATGKSKRLAFVSSTSTLDSAHYVDLSRQSPVLEADDLEGSRKGLGTGYGQSKWASEYMVREAGKRGLVGAVVRPGYVTGDPDTGMSVTDDFLVRLWKGCLQVGARPDIANTVNTVPVKQVARITVAAALQLPAVLAGQPLGVAQLTSHPRVTLNDWIGALEVYGHSVPRVPYSEWRDRVVDYIGDASKEEHALLPLFHFVVGDLPADTIAPELDDRNAAAALQRYTGQADALAKSAVDVDILGRYLAYLIAAGFLPAPTRAGDWPLPKLDDETLQSLAAGARSVVGSRARA; the protein is encoded by the exons ATGGCGCCCCCGAGCCAGCCAGATCCCACGATTGACCTCGACTGGGGGGCTTACCGCGGCG CCATCCACGAGATATTTGCCTCCAACGCTGCCCAGTTCCCCGACCGCGCGTGTGTCGTCGAGACGAGGAGCTCCCACGGCCCCGAGCGCACCTTTACTTACCGCCAGATCAACGAGAGCTCCAATCAGCTCGCCCATCACTTCCTCGCCAACGGCTGCCGGGTCGGAGATGTCGTCGCCATTTACGCCTACCGAGG CGTCGATCTCGTCGTTGCCTACATGGGCGCCCTCAAGGCCGGTGCCACCGTGAGCGTCCTCGACCCCCAGTACCCGCCCGAGCGCCAAAAGGTCCTGCTCGAGGTCGCCAACCCGCGCTTCCTCGTCTGCATCCAGCGCGCCATTGACGAGTTTGGCGAGCTGTCTTCCCTCGTCAGAGACTTTGTCGCCAACGGGCTGCAAATCAAGAGCACCGTCCCAGCtctgcagctgctcgacgatggcggcctcaagggcggcgacgccaacggCCACGACGTGCTCGCCTCCCACGCGTCCGCCCGAGCGCAGGTGCCAGGCGTCGTTGTTGGCCCCGACTCTATCCCAACCCTCAGCTTCACCAGCGGCTCCGAGGGCCGTCCCAAGGGCGTCCAGGGCCGGCACTTCTCCCTGACCCACTACTTCCCTTGGATGGCCGAGCGCTTCGGCCTTTCCGACAAGGACAGGTTCACCATGCTCTCAGGCATCGCTCACGACCCCATACAG CGAGACATCTTTACGcctctcttcctcggcgctcAGATCATCATCCCCCCAGCGGAGCTCATCAGCTATGAGGTGCTCGCCGAGTGGATGCGTGACCACCGCGTCACCGTCACCCATCTCACCCCGGCCATGGGCCagatcctcgtcggcggcgccgtgacgCAGTTCCCCACGCTGCGCAACGCCTTTttcgtcggcgacctgctgACCAAGAAGGACTGCCGCAAGCTGCGCGACCTGGCTCCCAACGTCCGCATCATCAACCTGTACGGCTCGACCGAGTCGCAGCGCGCCGTCTCCTTCTTCGAGATCCCGAGCCAGAACGAAGATGAGGCCTTCTTCGAGGGTCTTCCCGACATTATGCccgtcggccagggcatgCGCAACGTGCAGCTGCTCGTAGTTGACCGCGACGACCGGAGCAAGCTGtgcggcatcggcgagcagggcgagctcttcatccgcgccgccggcctcgccgagggctacctgggcgacgacgagaagacgacCCAGCTTAACCGCGACAAGTTCCTGACCAACTGGTTCGTCGACCCCTCCCAGTGGACGCGCGAGTACGAGCgacagcgcgccgccggcgcctacGATGCGCCGTGGACCGCGTTCTACAAAGGCCCGCGTGACCGCCTGTACCGTACCGGTGACCtgggtcgccgtcgcgaaGATGGTAGCGTCGAGTGCACAGGGCGGATCGATTCTCAGGTCAAGATCCGCGGCTTCCGCATCGAGCTGGGCGAGATCGACGCCTCGCTGTCGCAGCATCCATACGTCCGCGAGAACATCaccgtcgtccgccgcgacAAGAACGAGGAGCAGACGCTAGTCACATACTTTGTTCCCGAAACCAAGCGTTGGCTCCAGCATCTGGAGCAGGATAGCGCCCAGGAGGTCGACGAGTCCATGGGCGCCATGCTGCGCCGCTTCAAGTCCCTTACCGACGACTGCAGGTCGTTCCTCGCCGCTAAGGTGCCCAAGTACGCCGTCCCTAGCATCTTCATCCCGCTGGTGCGCATGCCCCTGAACCCCAACGGCAAGGTCGACCGGCCCGCTCTCCCCTTccccgacgcggcggaccTCGCTATGCTCGGCAAgaggagggcgtcgtcggtcaCGGCGGCCAACATGACGGAgacgcagcggcggctggcggccatcTGGGCGAGCGTCCTGCCCAACCGCACCGCCCGCATGTTCGTGCCCGCGTCCAACTTCTTCGACGAGGGGGGCCACTCCATCCTCGCGCAGCAAATGTTCTTCAAGCTCAAGCAGGAATGGAAAGGCATCGACCTGCCAGTGCGCGTCATCTTCCAGTCACAGACTCTTGAGGCCCTCTCCGCCGAGATCGACCGCGCTCAGGACCCCAtcggcctgcgcctcgacgcgATGCCGCTACcggccgacagcggcgccggtgacgaggcgTATGCCGCGGACGCTCGCGAGCTGGTGCGGCAGCTGCCCGCGTCCATCCAaagcgcgccggccgaggccccGTCCTCCCCCGTCGTGCTCCTCAccggcgccaccggcttTCTGGGCTCCTATATCCTccacgagctgctcgagggcccCGCCAAGGCAGCGCGCGTCGTGGCGCACGTTCGGGCacccgatgccgccgccgggctcgcgcgcctcgagaCAACCAGCAAGGCGTACGGCTTGTGGAAGTCGTCGTGGGCAGCGGACTCGCGGCTTGAGGCCGTTGTTGGCGACATCTCCAAGCAGGATCTCGGCCTGTCTGCCGAGGCGTGGCAGCGGGTCACGCAGGAAGTCGACGTCATCATCCACAACGGCGCTCAAGTCAACTGGATGCTGCCGTACTCGAGCCTGCGCGCGGCTAACGTGCTCAGTACACTGGCGTGCGTCGGACTCTGCGCGACGGGCAAGTCCAAGCGTCTCGCGTTTGTGAGCTCGACGTCAACGCTTGACAGCGCCCACTACGTCGACCTCTCGCGCCAGTCGCccgtgctcgaggccgacgacctcgagggcAGCCGCAAGGGCCTAGGCACGGGCTACGGCCAGTCCAAGTGGGCGAGCGAGTACATGGTGCGTGAGGCCGGCAAGCGAGGGCTCGTGGGTGCCGTGGTCCGCCCGGGCTACGTGACGGGCGACCCGGACACGGGCATGTCCGTCACCGACGACTTCCTCGTCCGCCTTTGGAAGGGCTGCCTGCAGGTGGGTGCGCGGCCTGATATCGCCAATACGGTCAACACGGTGCCCGTCAAGCAAGTCGCCCGCAtcaccgtcgcggcggccctgcagcTGCCCGCTGTGCTCGCCGGCCAACCCCTCGGCGTGGCCCAGCTAACCTCGCACCCGCGCGTCACCCTCAACGACTGGatcggcgccctcgaggtcTACGGCCACTCGGTGCCTCGCGTCCCCTACAGCGAGTGGcgcgaccgcgtcgtcgactacATCGGCGACGCCTCGAAGGAGGAGCACGCCCTGCTCCCGCTCTTCcacttcgtcgtcggcgacctgcccgccgacaCCATCGCTCCGGAGCTCGATGaccgcaacgccgccgccgcgctccaGCGCTACAccggccaggccgacgcgctcgccaagagcgccgtcgacgtcgacatccTCGGCAGATACCTAGCGtacctcatcgccgccggcttcctgcccgcccccaccCGGGCCGGCGACTGGCCGCTGCccaagctcgacgacgagacgctcCAGAGCCTGGCagccggcgcccgcagcgtcgtcggcagcagggccagggcgtAG
- the LYS2 gene encoding L-2-aminoadipate reductase (COG:Q~BUSCO:EOG092603D0~antiSMASH:Cluster_3.1~EggNog:ENOG503NWTQ~SMCOG1002:AMP-dependent synthetase and ligase) — translation MGALKAGATVSVLDPQYPPERQKVLLEVANPRFLVCIQRAIDEFGELSSLVRDFVANGLQIKSTVPALQLLDDGGLKGGDANGHDVLASHASARAQVPGVVVGPDSIPTLSFTSGSEGRPKGVQGRHFSLTHYFPWMAERFGLSDKDRFTMLSGIAHDPIQRDIFTPLFLGAQIIIPPAELISYEVLAEWMRDHRVTVTHLTPAMGQILVGGAVTQFPTLRNAFFVGDLLTKKDCRKLRDLAPNVRIINLYGSTESQRAVSFFEIPSQNEDEAFFEGLPDIMPVGQGMRNVQLLVVDRDDRSKLCGIGEQGELFIRAAGLAEGYLGDDEKTTQLNRDKFLTNWFVDPSQWTREYERQRAAGAYDAPWTAFYKGPRDRLYRTGDLGRRREDGSVECTGRIDSQVKIRGFRIELGEIDASLSQHPYVRENITVVRRDKNEEQTLVTYFVPETKRWLQHLEQDSAQEVDESMGAMLRRFKSLTDDCRSFLAAKVPKYAVPSIFIPLVRMPLNPNGKVDRPALPFPDAADLAMLGKRRASSVTAANMTETQRRLAAIWASVLPNRTARMFVPASNFFDEGGHSILAQQMFFKLKQEWKGIDLPVRVIFQSQTLEALSAEIDRAQDPIGLRLDAMPLPADSGAGDEAYAADARELVRQLPASIQSAPAEAPSSPVVLLTGATGFLGSYILHELLEGPAKAARVVAHVRAPDAAAGLARLETTSKAYGLWKSSWAADSRLEAVVGDISKQDLGLSAEAWQRVTQEVDVIIHNGAQVNWMLPYSSLRAANVLSTLACVGLCATGKSKRLAFVSSTSTLDSAHYVDLSRQSPVLEADDLEGSRKGLGTGYGQSKWASEYMVREAGKRGLVGAVVRPGYVTGDPDTGMSVTDDFLVRLWKGCLQVGARPDIANTVNTVPVKQVARITVAAALQLPAVLAGQPLGVAQLTSHPRVTLNDWIGALEVYGHSVPRVPYSEWRDRVVDYIGDASKEEHALLPLFHFVVGDLPADTIAPELDDRNAAAALQRYTGQADALAKSAVDVDILGRYLAYLIAAGFLPAPTRAGDWPLPKLDDETLQSLAAGARSVVGSRARA, via the exons ATGGGCGCCCTCAAGGCCGGTGCCACCGTGAGCGTCCTCGACCCCCAGTACCCGCCCGAGCGCCAAAAGGTCCTGCTCGAGGTCGCCAACCCGCGCTTCCTCGTCTGCATCCAGCGCGCCATTGACGAGTTTGGCGAGCTGTCTTCCCTCGTCAGAGACTTTGTCGCCAACGGGCTGCAAATCAAGAGCACCGTCCCAGCtctgcagctgctcgacgatggcggcctcaagggcggcgacgccaacggCCACGACGTGCTCGCCTCCCACGCGTCCGCCCGAGCGCAGGTGCCAGGCGTCGTTGTTGGCCCCGACTCTATCCCAACCCTCAGCTTCACCAGCGGCTCCGAGGGCCGTCCCAAGGGCGTCCAGGGCCGGCACTTCTCCCTGACCCACTACTTCCCTTGGATGGCCGAGCGCTTCGGCCTTTCCGACAAGGACAGGTTCACCATGCTCTCAGGCATCGCTCACGACCCCATACAG CGAGACATCTTTACGcctctcttcctcggcgctcAGATCATCATCCCCCCAGCGGAGCTCATCAGCTATGAGGTGCTCGCCGAGTGGATGCGTGACCACCGCGTCACCGTCACCCATCTCACCCCGGCCATGGGCCagatcctcgtcggcggcgccgtgacgCAGTTCCCCACGCTGCGCAACGCCTTTttcgtcggcgacctgctgACCAAGAAGGACTGCCGCAAGCTGCGCGACCTGGCTCCCAACGTCCGCATCATCAACCTGTACGGCTCGACCGAGTCGCAGCGCGCCGTCTCCTTCTTCGAGATCCCGAGCCAGAACGAAGATGAGGCCTTCTTCGAGGGTCTTCCCGACATTATGCccgtcggccagggcatgCGCAACGTGCAGCTGCTCGTAGTTGACCGCGACGACCGGAGCAAGCTGtgcggcatcggcgagcagggcgagctcttcatccgcgccgccggcctcgccgagggctacctgggcgacgacgagaagacgacCCAGCTTAACCGCGACAAGTTCCTGACCAACTGGTTCGTCGACCCCTCCCAGTGGACGCGCGAGTACGAGCgacagcgcgccgccggcgcctacGATGCGCCGTGGACCGCGTTCTACAAAGGCCCGCGTGACCGCCTGTACCGTACCGGTGACCtgggtcgccgtcgcgaaGATGGTAGCGTCGAGTGCACAGGGCGGATCGATTCTCAGGTCAAGATCCGCGGCTTCCGCATCGAGCTGGGCGAGATCGACGCCTCGCTGTCGCAGCATCCATACGTCCGCGAGAACATCaccgtcgtccgccgcgacAAGAACGAGGAGCAGACGCTAGTCACATACTTTGTTCCCGAAACCAAGCGTTGGCTCCAGCATCTGGAGCAGGATAGCGCCCAGGAGGTCGACGAGTCCATGGGCGCCATGCTGCGCCGCTTCAAGTCCCTTACCGACGACTGCAGGTCGTTCCTCGCCGCTAAGGTGCCCAAGTACGCCGTCCCTAGCATCTTCATCCCGCTGGTGCGCATGCCCCTGAACCCCAACGGCAAGGTCGACCGGCCCGCTCTCCCCTTccccgacgcggcggaccTCGCTATGCTCGGCAAgaggagggcgtcgtcggtcaCGGCGGCCAACATGACGGAgacgcagcggcggctggcggccatcTGGGCGAGCGTCCTGCCCAACCGCACCGCCCGCATGTTCGTGCCCGCGTCCAACTTCTTCGACGAGGGGGGCCACTCCATCCTCGCGCAGCAAATGTTCTTCAAGCTCAAGCAGGAATGGAAAGGCATCGACCTGCCAGTGCGCGTCATCTTCCAGTCACAGACTCTTGAGGCCCTCTCCGCCGAGATCGACCGCGCTCAGGACCCCAtcggcctgcgcctcgacgcgATGCCGCTACcggccgacagcggcgccggtgacgaggcgTATGCCGCGGACGCTCGCGAGCTGGTGCGGCAGCTGCCCGCGTCCATCCAaagcgcgccggccgaggccccGTCCTCCCCCGTCGTGCTCCTCAccggcgccaccggcttTCTGGGCTCCTATATCCTccacgagctgctcgagggcccCGCCAAGGCAGCGCGCGTCGTGGCGCACGTTCGGGCacccgatgccgccgccgggctcgcgcgcctcgagaCAACCAGCAAGGCGTACGGCTTGTGGAAGTCGTCGTGGGCAGCGGACTCGCGGCTTGAGGCCGTTGTTGGCGACATCTCCAAGCAGGATCTCGGCCTGTCTGCCGAGGCGTGGCAGCGGGTCACGCAGGAAGTCGACGTCATCATCCACAACGGCGCTCAAGTCAACTGGATGCTGCCGTACTCGAGCCTGCGCGCGGCTAACGTGCTCAGTACACTGGCGTGCGTCGGACTCTGCGCGACGGGCAAGTCCAAGCGTCTCGCGTTTGTGAGCTCGACGTCAACGCTTGACAGCGCCCACTACGTCGACCTCTCGCGCCAGTCGCccgtgctcgaggccgacgacctcgagggcAGCCGCAAGGGCCTAGGCACGGGCTACGGCCAGTCCAAGTGGGCGAGCGAGTACATGGTGCGTGAGGCCGGCAAGCGAGGGCTCGTGGGTGCCGTGGTCCGCCCGGGCTACGTGACGGGCGACCCGGACACGGGCATGTCCGTCACCGACGACTTCCTCGTCCGCCTTTGGAAGGGCTGCCTGCAGGTGGGTGCGCGGCCTGATATCGCCAATACGGTCAACACGGTGCCCGTCAAGCAAGTCGCCCGCAtcaccgtcgcggcggccctgcagcTGCCCGCTGTGCTCGCCGGCCAACCCCTCGGCGTGGCCCAGCTAACCTCGCACCCGCGCGTCACCCTCAACGACTGGatcggcgccctcgaggtcTACGGCCACTCGGTGCCTCGCGTCCCCTACAGCGAGTGGcgcgaccgcgtcgtcgactacATCGGCGACGCCTCGAAGGAGGAGCACGCCCTGCTCCCGCTCTTCcacttcgtcgtcggcgacctgcccgccgacaCCATCGCTCCGGAGCTCGATGaccgcaacgccgccgccgcgctccaGCGCTACAccggccaggccgacgcgctcgccaagagcgccgtcgacgtcgacatccTCGGCAGATACCTAGCGtacctcatcgccgccggcttcctgcccgcccccaccCGGGCCGGCGACTGGCCGCTGCccaagctcgacgacgagacgctcCAGAGCCTGGCagccggcgcccgcagcgtcgtcggcagcagggccagggcgtAG